A single genomic interval of Arthrobacter sp. NicSoilB8 harbors:
- a CDS encoding aldo/keto reductase has product MTFSPELTFNDGNTIPQLGYGVWQVEDDVAEKVVVQAFEAGFRHIDTAKIYGNEAGVGRAIERSGLKPEEIFITTKLWNADQGYESTLKAFEESMERLGLETLDLYLIHWMQPKQDKYVDTWKALIELQKQGRVKTIGVSNFTKEGLQRLIDETGVVPAINQVELHPFFNQAELREFNASKGILTQAWSPLGQGGELLESPVISQIAAKHGATPAQVVIAWHLAIGNVVIPKSVTESRIRENYAALNVTLDETDIQAIDGLDRSAEGAGRIGPDPAVSDFA; this is encoded by the coding sequence ATGACTTTTTCACCGGAACTGACTTTCAATGACGGCAACACCATCCCCCAGCTTGGCTACGGAGTGTGGCAGGTTGAAGATGACGTGGCCGAAAAGGTGGTTGTCCAGGCGTTCGAGGCCGGCTTCCGCCACATCGACACCGCCAAGATCTACGGCAACGAGGCAGGGGTGGGCCGCGCCATTGAGCGCTCCGGCCTCAAGCCCGAGGAAATCTTCATCACCACCAAGCTGTGGAACGCGGACCAGGGCTACGAGTCAACCTTGAAGGCATTCGAGGAGTCCATGGAGCGGCTGGGCCTCGAAACCCTGGACCTGTACCTGATCCACTGGATGCAGCCCAAGCAGGACAAGTACGTTGACACCTGGAAGGCCCTCATAGAGCTCCAGAAGCAGGGCCGCGTCAAGACGATCGGCGTCTCCAACTTCACCAAGGAGGGCCTGCAGCGCCTGATTGATGAGACCGGCGTGGTTCCGGCCATCAACCAGGTCGAACTGCACCCGTTCTTCAACCAGGCTGAACTGCGCGAATTCAACGCTTCCAAGGGAATCCTCACTCAGGCCTGGTCGCCGCTGGGCCAGGGCGGCGAGCTGCTCGAGAGCCCGGTCATTTCCCAGATTGCCGCCAAGCACGGTGCCACGCCGGCCCAGGTTGTCATCGCCTGGCACCTGGCGATCGGCAACGTGGTCATCCCGAAGTCGGTGACTGAGTCCCGGATCCGCGAAAACTACGCGGCCCTGAACGTCACCCTCGATGAGACCGACATCCAGGCCATCGACGGACTGGACCGTTCCGCCGAAGGCGCCGGACGGATCGGCCCGGACCCGGCCGTCTCCGACTTCGCCTAA
- a CDS encoding MFS transporter, translating into MERPGHRLIGRRQAAPPVGSGGHPRPRRRPLWGPVVGFGLVSLATDMVSDGARPLGGPLLAQLGASALFVGLVTGAAEAASQGLRLVFGPWADRTGKYWTFTMAGYALTVVCVPLLAVTPLAGSAGLALAAVLIIGDRVGKAVRSPAKTVLLAAVAKPVGRGRGFAVHKSLDLAGALLGPLLVSAVLVATGSLPAAFAVLVIPAVTALGILVWLRRRIRDPGADTETLDAAPAGLPAPGTAEPGLPASAASPVAAPDPAHDSAHGAVPGSAPVRGPAAGLPPSAFSGVFILFAAAAFFWSAGLVAFGVISYHLTAAVAVPVSLVPLLYAGAMGAAAVGALTSGVLYDRAGAAVLLALPVLIAGVPVLALAPSAGLVVAGVLIWGAATGIQDSTVKALVADLVPQPRQGTAYGVFAAFEGAGALAGGALYGALYGARPALIMAVAALQAAALVLLLVTLRRTRLSAGHGPPGGRTERGHTERGRT; encoded by the coding sequence ATGGAACGGCCCGGCCACAGGCTGATTGGCCGCCGGCAGGCAGCCCCGCCGGTGGGGTCCGGCGGCCATCCCCGCCCGCGGCGTCGCCCGCTATGGGGTCCGGTGGTCGGATTCGGCCTCGTCAGCCTCGCGACGGACATGGTCTCCGACGGCGCCCGCCCGCTGGGAGGTCCACTGCTTGCCCAGCTCGGCGCGTCCGCACTGTTCGTGGGCCTCGTGACGGGCGCCGCGGAGGCAGCATCCCAAGGGCTGCGGCTGGTGTTCGGTCCCTGGGCGGACCGCACCGGGAAGTACTGGACCTTCACGATGGCGGGGTATGCGCTCACGGTTGTGTGCGTCCCGCTTCTGGCGGTAACACCCCTGGCGGGTTCCGCCGGACTGGCCCTGGCGGCTGTGCTCATTATCGGGGACAGGGTTGGCAAAGCCGTGCGGAGCCCGGCGAAGACCGTCCTGCTTGCTGCCGTTGCCAAGCCGGTTGGCCGGGGCCGAGGCTTCGCCGTCCACAAATCCCTGGATCTGGCCGGGGCGCTCCTGGGCCCGTTGCTCGTCTCGGCGGTCCTGGTTGCCACCGGCTCACTACCGGCGGCGTTCGCGGTGCTCGTCATTCCGGCGGTGACGGCGCTGGGGATTCTCGTGTGGTTGCGACGCCGGATCCGGGATCCGGGTGCGGACACCGAAACGCTGGACGCCGCCCCCGCCGGCCTTCCCGCCCCGGGCACCGCCGAGCCGGGCCTCCCCGCGTCGGCTGCATCGCCGGTTGCCGCACCGGATCCGGCGCACGATTCGGCGCACGGCGCGGTTCCGGGGTCGGCGCCGGTCCGTGGGCCGGCCGCCGGCCTGCCGCCGTCGGCGTTCTCCGGGGTCTTCATATTGTTTGCCGCGGCCGCATTCTTTTGGAGCGCCGGCCTGGTGGCCTTCGGCGTCATCTCGTATCACTTGACGGCCGCCGTCGCGGTCCCCGTCTCGCTGGTTCCGCTGCTATACGCCGGTGCCATGGGGGCTGCAGCCGTCGGGGCCCTCACCAGCGGGGTCCTCTACGATCGTGCCGGCGCGGCCGTTCTCCTGGCGCTGCCCGTGCTGATTGCGGGGGTGCCGGTTCTCGCCCTGGCGCCGAGCGCCGGGCTCGTGGTGGCCGGCGTCCTGATCTGGGGCGCCGCCACGGGCATCCAGGACTCCACGGTCAAGGCGTTGGTCGCCGATCTTGTGCCCCAGCCCCGGCAGGGCACGGCCTACGGGGTGTTCGCGGCGTTCGAGGGCGCCGGAGCGTTGGCCGGCGGCGCGTTGTACGGGGCGCTCTACGGCGCGCGGCCGGCGCTCATCATGGCGGTGGCGGCGCTCCAGGCGGCGGCTTTGGTTCTGCTGCTGGTGACGCTGCGCCGGACCCGGCTGTCAGCGGGCCACGGGCCGCCTGGTGGGCGGACCGAGAGGGGGCACACCGAGCGGGGGCGGACTTAG
- a CDS encoding alpha/beta hydrolase: MKPARPQSARSRSLAIGMRAVGAVALALTLASCTLFGGGSGGGSSAAQPGAASGQADPSIAAAAPAELRSFYSQQIDWKPCEGGAFQCAKVKVPLDYSKPDGDHIELAAIKLATKGDKKGTLLVNPGGPGGSGYDFVRDAANTNISDKVRSAYDIMGFDPRGVKRSAPVTCLTDPERDASRAKTYALDTDAGLEAALADNKAIAAKCVAKTGPVLAHIDTVSAAKDLDILRGVVNDAKLNYLGYSYGTLLGATYASLFPDNVGRLVLDGALDPSLSYEDLTSGQAVAFDKALHSYVANCQQSSGCPLTGSTEEGVQQIRNAITAAEANPLPAKDGRKVSGSTFVSGLIIPLYNNDNWPILTRALATALAGDGTGMLQLADFGADRDPSGTYTSNSSFAFNAINCLDYPMASDTASMRAEDQKLRMLSPTLGYYFAYGGSNCKDWPYKNVRTPAPVEYKGSSPIVVVGTTGDPATPVEWASALRKQLGNASLLTWKGEGHTAYGRSNSCIGNAVDEYLVDGKAPADNTVC, encoded by the coding sequence ATGAAGCCTGCTCGACCCCAGTCCGCAAGATCCCGATCACTGGCGATCGGCATGCGGGCAGTCGGCGCCGTGGCCCTGGCCCTCACCCTGGCCTCGTGCACCCTCTTCGGCGGCGGAAGCGGCGGCGGGTCGAGCGCCGCGCAGCCGGGGGCAGCTTCGGGGCAGGCGGATCCCTCGATCGCCGCCGCGGCACCGGCGGAACTGCGCAGTTTCTACTCCCAGCAGATCGACTGGAAACCCTGCGAGGGGGGCGCCTTCCAGTGCGCCAAGGTCAAGGTTCCGCTGGACTACAGCAAGCCTGACGGCGACCACATTGAACTTGCTGCCATCAAGCTCGCCACGAAGGGCGACAAGAAGGGCACCCTCCTGGTCAACCCGGGCGGCCCGGGCGGCTCCGGTTACGACTTCGTCAGGGACGCGGCCAACACCAACATCTCGGACAAGGTCCGGTCCGCCTACGACATCATGGGCTTCGACCCGCGCGGCGTGAAGCGCTCTGCTCCCGTCACGTGCCTCACGGACCCGGAACGCGACGCGTCCCGGGCCAAGACCTACGCCCTGGACACCGACGCCGGGCTGGAAGCGGCCCTTGCCGACAACAAGGCCATTGCAGCCAAGTGCGTGGCGAAGACGGGTCCGGTCCTGGCCCACATCGACACCGTCAGCGCCGCCAAGGACCTCGACATCCTCCGCGGAGTGGTCAACGACGCGAAGCTGAACTATCTGGGCTACTCCTACGGAACGCTCCTGGGCGCCACGTACGCCTCGCTGTTCCCGGACAACGTCGGCCGCCTGGTCCTCGACGGCGCCCTTGACCCGTCCCTGAGCTACGAGGACCTCACCAGCGGCCAGGCCGTGGCCTTCGACAAGGCCCTCCACTCCTATGTCGCCAATTGCCAGCAGAGCAGCGGATGCCCGCTCACGGGAAGCACCGAGGAAGGCGTCCAGCAGATCCGCAATGCCATCACTGCCGCCGAGGCCAATCCGTTGCCGGCGAAGGATGGCCGTAAGGTCTCGGGGTCAACATTCGTCAGCGGCCTCATCATCCCGCTGTACAACAACGACAACTGGCCGATCCTCACCCGGGCGCTCGCGACGGCCCTGGCCGGCGACGGGACTGGCATGCTGCAGCTCGCCGACTTCGGCGCCGACCGGGACCCCAGCGGCACCTACACCTCGAACAGCTCCTTCGCGTTCAACGCCATCAACTGCCTGGACTACCCGATGGCGTCCGACACCGCGTCCATGCGGGCCGAGGACCAGAAGCTGCGCATGCTCTCGCCCACCCTGGGCTACTACTTCGCCTATGGCGGAAGCAACTGCAAGGACTGGCCGTACAAGAACGTCCGGACCCCCGCCCCGGTTGAGTACAAGGGCTCGTCCCCGATTGTTGTTGTGGGAACCACAGGCGATCCGGCCACCCCCGTGGAATGGGCCAGTGCCCTGCGCAAGCAACTCGGGAATGCCTCGCTGCTGACCTGGAAGGGCGAGGGCCACACGGCCTACGGCCGCTCCAACAGCTGCATCGGCAACGCGGTCGATGAGTATCTGGTGGACGGTAAAGCCCCGGCGGACAACACCGTCTGCTAG
- a CDS encoding DNA polymerase III subunit delta', with product MSVWDDLQGQDAVVAQLRQAAQGDGLTHAWLFTGPPGSGRSNAAKAFAAALNCDQEDVSLRGCGECPACLTILGETHSDVAFVRTEKVTITIDEARELVSTAGNRPSSGRWRIIVVEDADRMAERTTNVLLKAIEEPTPRTVWMLCAPSPADVLVTIRSRCRPVALRLPPAADVAALLVKRDGVDPAVAERAARAAQSHVGIARRLARDPEARERRLETVRFPLSLRGVTAAVMMAEKLVKIATEEATSSNDERDAAEKTALLATLGAPESGTLPPAMRSQVKQLEDDQKRRAKRSVTDSLDRTLTDLLSFYRDVLIIQMGNAVELVNLELRSELVEFASRSTAEVTLARMDAINKARKRITTTNVAPLLAIESMASSLI from the coding sequence ATGAGCGTCTGGGACGACCTCCAGGGCCAGGACGCCGTCGTGGCCCAGCTGCGGCAAGCGGCCCAGGGCGACGGGCTGACGCATGCGTGGCTTTTCACCGGACCGCCCGGTTCCGGCCGCTCCAATGCCGCGAAGGCCTTCGCCGCGGCCCTGAATTGTGACCAGGAGGACGTCAGTCTCCGCGGCTGCGGCGAATGCCCGGCATGCCTGACCATCCTCGGCGAAACCCATTCCGACGTCGCATTCGTGCGCACGGAGAAGGTCACCATCACCATCGACGAGGCGCGCGAGCTCGTGTCCACCGCCGGGAACCGGCCGTCGTCGGGCCGGTGGCGGATCATCGTGGTGGAGGATGCGGACCGGATGGCCGAGCGGACCACCAACGTCCTGCTCAAGGCCATCGAGGAACCCACGCCCCGCACCGTCTGGATGCTCTGCGCCCCCTCCCCCGCCGATGTCCTCGTGACGATCCGCTCCCGCTGCCGTCCGGTGGCGCTGCGGCTACCGCCCGCCGCCGACGTCGCGGCCCTGCTGGTCAAGCGCGACGGCGTGGACCCGGCGGTTGCCGAGCGCGCCGCCCGCGCGGCACAAAGCCATGTCGGGATCGCCCGCCGCCTGGCCCGGGACCCGGAGGCACGGGAGCGCCGCCTCGAGACCGTGCGCTTTCCGCTGTCACTCCGCGGCGTCACGGCAGCTGTGATGATGGCCGAAAAGCTGGTCAAGATCGCCACTGAGGAAGCCACCAGCTCGAATGACGAGCGCGACGCCGCCGAGAAAACCGCCCTGCTGGCCACCCTCGGGGCACCCGAAAGCGGAACGCTGCCGCCGGCCATGCGCAGCCAGGTCAAGCAACTCGAGGACGACCAGAAACGCCGCGCCAAACGCTCCGTCACCGATTCCCTTGACCGCACACTGACGGACCTGTTGTCCTTTTACCGGGATGTCCTGATCATCCAGATGGGGAACGCCGTGGAACTCGTCAACCTTGAACTCAGAAGCGAGCTCGTTGAGTTCGCCTCCCGTTCCACCGCCGAAGTGACCCTTGCCCGCATGGACGCCATCAACAAGGCCCGCAAACGGATCACCACTACCAACGTGGCGCCGCTGCTGGCCATCGAGTCCATGGCTTCCAGCCTTATTTGA
- the tmk gene encoding dTMP kinase, with protein sequence MPRLWPGLFIAFEGGDGAGKSTQAAELAKALETSGFTVLRTREPGGTPIGEKLRSLVLDHGHGHIDAHTEALIFAASRAAHASQVIRPALERGEIVLTDRYIDSSVAYQGAGRGLGTEAVRDINAWATSGLQPDLTVLLDVEPAVGRQRRTAGDAAEDRLESEADEFHAKIRTAFLDLAAARPEAYLVLPARLPVAELAARIFERVESLLAVTQSSSA encoded by the coding sequence TTGCCTCGACTGTGGCCCGGACTGTTCATCGCCTTCGAGGGCGGAGACGGCGCCGGCAAGTCCACCCAGGCGGCGGAACTCGCCAAGGCCCTGGAAACGAGCGGCTTCACGGTGCTGCGGACCCGGGAACCGGGCGGCACGCCGATCGGCGAGAAGCTGCGCTCCCTGGTCCTGGACCACGGCCACGGCCACATCGACGCCCACACCGAGGCCCTGATATTCGCGGCGTCCCGGGCCGCGCACGCGAGCCAGGTCATCCGGCCCGCCCTGGAACGCGGCGAAATCGTCCTGACGGACCGGTACATTGACTCCTCGGTCGCATACCAGGGTGCAGGCCGCGGCCTCGGGACGGAAGCGGTCCGGGACATCAACGCCTGGGCGACGTCGGGCCTGCAACCGGACCTGACGGTACTTCTCGACGTCGAGCCCGCCGTCGGCCGGCAGCGGCGCACCGCCGGCGACGCCGCCGAAGACCGCCTCGAGTCCGAGGCCGACGAATTCCACGCCAAAATCCGGACAGCCTTCCTGGACCTGGCCGCGGCCCGGCCGGAGGCTTATCTGGTACTGCCCGCCCGCCTTCCCGTCGCCGAGCTCGCCGCACGGATCTTCGAGCGCGTCGAGTCCCTGCTGGCCGTCACCCAAAGCAGCTCGGCATGA
- a CDS encoding aminotransferase class I/II-fold pyridoxal phosphate-dependent enzyme, translating into MSLSDELAATLSPESLVVAAGRPPRTRDEPVNPPLVLSSTYFGTGPLGDGDRGYGRYSNPTWDPFEEALGQLEGADLPGLLYASGLAAVSSALSLVPAQGVLVMPSHSYAGSVTMATELAAKGFLELRTVDIADTGAVMAALAPAGGRAASMLWLESPTNPMLGIADMRTLTAAAHEAGAIVVTDNTFSTPLVQQPLSLGSDVVLHSVTKYLSGHSDVVLGALVTSDAGLRAALLHHRTIHGGIAGPFEAWLALRGLRTLALRIERSQASAQVLAERLNGHPRIAGIRFPGLASDPGHERAKAQMKGFGSILCIEVAPAAGRSGAEAADRMIRALHLWLPATSLGGVESLIERRRRHTAEPESVPDNLVRLSVGIENVEDLWADLEQALGTLDG; encoded by the coding sequence ATGAGTCTCTCTGATGAACTGGCCGCAACGCTTTCGCCGGAATCCCTGGTTGTGGCGGCAGGGCGCCCGCCGCGCACCCGCGACGAACCGGTCAACCCGCCGCTGGTGCTGTCCTCGACCTACTTCGGGACGGGGCCGCTGGGCGACGGCGACCGCGGCTACGGCCGGTATTCCAACCCCACGTGGGACCCGTTCGAAGAGGCCCTGGGCCAGTTGGAAGGCGCGGACCTGCCGGGCCTGCTCTACGCCTCGGGACTCGCCGCCGTCAGTTCAGCGTTGTCCCTGGTGCCGGCCCAGGGCGTGCTCGTGATGCCGTCGCACAGCTACGCGGGATCGGTCACCATGGCCACCGAACTGGCGGCCAAGGGCTTCCTCGAATTGCGGACGGTGGACATCGCGGACACCGGTGCCGTCATGGCCGCGCTTGCGCCGGCCGGCGGCCGCGCCGCCAGCATGCTGTGGCTCGAGAGCCCCACCAACCCCATGCTCGGCATCGCGGACATGCGGACCCTGACCGCCGCGGCGCATGAGGCGGGCGCGATCGTCGTCACGGACAACACCTTTTCCACGCCGCTGGTGCAGCAGCCCCTGAGCCTGGGCTCCGACGTCGTGCTGCATTCGGTGACGAAGTACCTCTCCGGCCACTCCGACGTCGTGCTCGGTGCGCTCGTGACGTCCGACGCCGGTCTCCGCGCCGCCCTGCTGCACCACCGCACCATCCACGGCGGGATCGCCGGACCGTTCGAGGCGTGGCTGGCGCTGCGCGGGCTCCGCACCCTGGCGCTGCGGATTGAACGCTCGCAGGCGTCGGCGCAGGTCCTGGCCGAACGGCTGAACGGGCACCCGCGGATCGCCGGGATCCGCTTCCCCGGCCTGGCCTCGGACCCCGGCCACGAACGTGCCAAGGCACAGATGAAGGGGTTCGGTTCCATCCTGTGCATCGAGGTGGCGCCGGCAGCAGGCCGCAGCGGCGCGGAGGCGGCGGACCGCATGATCAGGGCCCTGCACCTCTGGCTTCCCGCGACGTCCCTGGGCGGGGTGGAATCCCTGATCGAACGCCGGCGCCGGCACACGGCCGAGCCGGAGAGCGTGCCGGACAATCTGGTCCGGTTGAGCGTGGGAATTGAGAACGTGGAAGACCTCTGGGCCGATTTGGAACAGGCGTTGGGGACTCTGGACGGTTAG
- a CDS encoding DUF2516 family protein produces MDGRILISFVESGVYLVLAVVAFALEAWAFFDCLRHKANAFEAVSKRTKTFWLALTGGAFAVGLFSLLSQLGSSGGASSLGIFGLAAVTAASVYLADVRPAVKDAGHGRGRNMGPYGPW; encoded by the coding sequence GTGGACGGACGCATACTTATTTCCTTTGTCGAATCCGGGGTTTACCTGGTCCTGGCTGTCGTGGCCTTTGCCCTGGAGGCATGGGCGTTTTTCGACTGCCTTCGGCACAAGGCCAACGCGTTCGAGGCAGTGTCGAAGCGGACCAAGACCTTCTGGCTGGCCCTGACCGGCGGCGCGTTCGCGGTTGGCCTGTTCTCCCTGCTCTCGCAGCTGGGCAGCAGCGGCGGCGCGAGTTCGCTCGGAATTTTCGGACTGGCAGCCGTGACGGCAGCGTCCGTGTACCTCGCCGACGTCCGCCCCGCGGTCAAGGACGCCGGCCATGGCCGGGGCCGCAACATGGGCCCCTACGGGCCCTGGTGA
- a CDS encoding class I SAM-dependent methyltransferase codes for MRGGRPVGNVTRGTTNPNRMRRVDRWLTGPQAWRLRAAADPLAVDLGYGASPATAVELFERLSAVRADMKVVGIEIEPERVRQAKALEQPGLTFQLGGFELPVAGSPVLVRAFNVLRQYEEADVPGIWRLVQGRLAAGGLFIDGTCDEIGRRAAWVALDAERPLSLSVSMRFGAFTLPSDVAERLPKALIHRNVPGQKIHAYLQAMDKAWLEAAPLASFGNRQRFSAMCRALLDAGWPVQDGPSRWRLGEVTVGWEAVAPWS; via the coding sequence ATGCGGGGCGGCCGGCCCGTGGGAAACGTGACCAGGGGAACCACGAACCCCAACCGGATGCGCCGCGTGGACCGCTGGCTGACCGGGCCGCAGGCCTGGCGGCTGCGCGCCGCGGCCGATCCTCTCGCCGTCGACCTCGGCTACGGCGCCTCGCCGGCCACCGCCGTCGAACTCTTCGAACGCCTCTCGGCCGTCCGCGCGGACATGAAGGTGGTGGGGATCGAGATCGAACCGGAGCGTGTCCGGCAGGCCAAGGCGCTCGAACAGCCGGGCCTGACGTTCCAACTGGGCGGCTTTGAGCTGCCCGTGGCCGGAAGCCCCGTGCTGGTCCGCGCCTTCAACGTGCTGCGTCAGTACGAGGAAGCCGACGTGCCCGGCATCTGGCGGCTGGTGCAGGGCCGTCTTGCCGCGGGCGGACTGTTCATCGACGGCACGTGCGATGAAATCGGGCGTCGCGCCGCCTGGGTGGCGCTCGACGCCGAGCGGCCGCTGAGCCTGAGCGTGTCCATGCGGTTCGGCGCCTTTACGCTGCCCTCCGACGTCGCCGAACGGCTGCCGAAGGCCCTGATCCACCGCAATGTGCCCGGACAGAAGATCCACGCCTACCTGCAGGCGATGGACAAGGCCTGGCTGGAGGCGGCTCCGCTGGCGTCGTTCGGCAACCGGCAGCGCTTCTCGGCCATGTGCCGGGCGCTGCTGGATGCCGGCTGGCCCGTCCAGGACGGCCCGTCGCGCTGGCGGCTCGGCGAAGTGACGGTCGGCTGGGAGGCCGTGGCGCCGTGGAGTTAG
- a CDS encoding phosphoglyceromutase produces the protein MTYKLILLRHGHSEWNAKNLFTGWVDVDLNDQGRAEAVRGGELLVENNILPDILYTSRLKRAINTANLALDKADRGWIDVKRDWRLNERHYGALQGKDKAQTLAEYGEEQFMTWRRSYDTPPPPLADDSEFSQVGDPRYKDLGDAVPRTECLKDVLIRLLPYWESDIKADLKAGKTVLVTAHGNSLRALVKHLDGISDEDIAGLNIPTGIPLVYELDENFKPLNPGGTYLDPEAAAESIKAVANQGKK, from the coding sequence ATGACCTACAAGCTGATTCTGCTGCGCCACGGCCACAGCGAATGGAACGCCAAGAACCTGTTCACCGGCTGGGTGGACGTTGACCTGAACGACCAGGGCCGCGCTGAGGCGGTTCGCGGCGGCGAGCTCCTCGTGGAGAACAACATCCTCCCCGACATCCTCTACACTTCGCGGCTGAAGCGGGCCATCAACACGGCCAACCTGGCCCTCGACAAGGCCGACCGCGGCTGGATCGACGTCAAGCGCGACTGGCGCCTGAACGAGCGCCACTACGGTGCGCTGCAGGGCAAGGACAAGGCCCAGACCCTCGCTGAGTACGGCGAGGAGCAGTTCATGACCTGGCGCCGTTCCTACGACACCCCGCCGCCGCCCCTGGCCGATGATTCCGAGTTCTCCCAGGTGGGGGACCCGCGCTATAAGGACCTCGGCGACGCCGTCCCGCGCACCGAGTGCCTGAAGGACGTCCTGATCCGGCTGCTGCCGTACTGGGAATCGGACATCAAGGCCGACCTCAAGGCCGGCAAGACCGTCCTGGTGACCGCCCACGGCAACTCGCTCCGGGCCCTGGTCAAGCACCTGGACGGCATCAGCGACGAAGACATCGCCGGCCTGAACATCCCCACCGGCATCCCGCTGGTCTATGAACTGGACGAGAACTTCAAGCCGCTGAACCCGGGCGGCACGTACCTCGACCCCGAGGCCGCCGCCGAGTCCATCAAGGCAGTCGCCAACCAGGGCAAGAAGTAG
- the phoU gene encoding phosphate signaling complex protein PhoU, protein MRKVFQEELAQVREQLVEISTLVTEAIDKATTAFQGADIDLAEDVIAADARIDFLQNSLDERAIDILALQGPVASDLRMLVGSLRMSASLERMGDLARHLAQLARLRYPATVVPDQLKETFKSFAEQDLLIAQKLTELLATRDLGVARDIMKANSTVNDLHLSVFKAIARSDWHESAATTVDVALASRYFERFADHGVSVAQKVTYLVTGAWQPNTIEHI, encoded by the coding sequence GTGCGTAAGGTTTTTCAGGAGGAGCTCGCCCAGGTACGGGAACAGCTCGTCGAGATCTCAACGCTGGTCACAGAGGCCATCGACAAGGCCACGACAGCATTCCAGGGCGCCGATATCGACCTCGCCGAGGACGTGATAGCCGCCGATGCCCGCATCGACTTCCTGCAAAACAGTCTTGACGAGCGCGCCATCGACATCCTGGCCCTGCAGGGTCCCGTGGCGAGCGATCTGCGCATGCTCGTTGGCTCGCTCCGGATGAGCGCCTCGCTGGAACGCATGGGCGACCTCGCCCGCCACCTGGCCCAGCTGGCGCGTCTGCGGTACCCCGCCACCGTGGTCCCGGATCAGCTGAAGGAAACCTTCAAGAGCTTCGCGGAACAGGACCTGCTGATCGCGCAGAAGCTCACTGAGCTGCTGGCCACCCGCGACCTTGGCGTTGCCCGGGACATCATGAAGGCCAACAGCACCGTCAACGATCTGCACCTGAGCGTTTTCAAGGCAATCGCGCGCAGCGACTGGCACGAGTCGGCCGCCACCACTGTGGACGTTGCACTGGCCAGCCGCTACTTTGAGCGCTTCGCCGACCACGGCGTCTCCGTGGCCCAGAAGGTCACGTACCTGGTCACCGGCGCGTGGCAGCCGAACACCATCGAACACATCTGA
- a CDS encoding ATP-binding protein, which produces MLIGVIAGLIGLSFGMFGVLAFRVSEQQRHIVDVDVEDPTLPEGAAEVLAVLGRAFVVVDAIDGVVRASPAAYAYGLVRGHTLVHQQLLEMTAKVRRDGVILEKQLELPRGPLGQGTIVVQVRAAVLTEEYILLLADDRTEFTRTEEVRNDFVANVSHELKTPVGAISLLAEALESSADDPEAVKRFAKRMHKESTRLAALVQDIIELSRLQGANVAQQGRPVDINTVVSEAVDRSQLPAETKNIKLVVGGHADAKVYGDQDLLVTALRNLIDNAIRYSPENTKVGIGIRAKDGLVAVSVTDQGEGLSPEDQERVFERFYRVDAARSRQTGGTGLGLSIVKHVISNHGGEVTLWSQPGQGSTFTIRLPEMEGQDDGDAAEAGKAAARPSSQDTRPQRRDAAGVHEQGASA; this is translated from the coding sequence ATGCTCATCGGCGTGATCGCCGGCCTGATCGGCCTCTCGTTTGGCATGTTCGGCGTACTCGCGTTCCGGGTGAGTGAGCAGCAGCGGCACATTGTCGACGTCGACGTCGAGGACCCCACCCTGCCTGAAGGCGCCGCTGAGGTGCTCGCCGTTCTCGGCCGCGCGTTCGTGGTGGTCGACGCGATCGACGGCGTGGTCCGCGCCAGCCCTGCCGCGTACGCCTACGGCCTGGTCCGCGGGCACACCCTGGTGCACCAGCAGCTCCTGGAAATGACCGCCAAAGTGCGGCGGGACGGGGTCATCCTCGAAAAGCAGCTGGAGCTGCCGCGCGGCCCGCTCGGCCAGGGAACGATCGTTGTGCAGGTCCGGGCCGCAGTGCTTACCGAGGAATACATCCTCCTGCTGGCCGACGACCGGACGGAATTCACCCGCACCGAGGAAGTCCGCAACGACTTTGTCGCGAACGTCTCCCACGAACTGAAGACCCCGGTTGGCGCGATCTCGCTCCTGGCGGAGGCTCTCGAATCGTCCGCCGACGACCCCGAAGCCGTCAAACGGTTTGCCAAGCGCATGCATAAGGAATCGACGCGGCTCGCGGCCCTTGTCCAGGACATCATTGAGCTCTCCCGGCTTCAGGGCGCCAACGTAGCGCAGCAGGGCCGCCCGGTGGACATCAATACGGTGGTGAGTGAGGCAGTGGACCGCTCCCAGCTGCCGGCCGAGACCAAGAACATCAAGCTGGTGGTCGGCGGGCACGCGGACGCCAAGGTCTACGGCGACCAGGACCTCCTCGTCACTGCCCTGCGCAACCTGATCGACAACGCCATCCGCTACTCGCCGGAGAACACCAAGGTGGGCATCGGCATCCGGGCCAAGGACGGCCTCGTGGCGGTCTCGGTGACTGACCAGGGCGAAGGGCTCAGTCCCGAGGACCAGGAGCGTGTCTTCGAACGCTTCTACCGGGTGGACGCCGCCCGCTCGCGGCAGACCGGAGGCACCGGTCTGGGCCTGAGCATCGTCAAGCACGTCATTTCCAACCACGGCGGCGAGGTGACCCTCTGGTCCCAGCCGGGCCAGGGCTCCACGTTCACCATTCGACTTCCCGAGATGGAAGGCCAGGACGACGGCGACGCCGCCGAGGCGGGCAAAGCCGCCGCCCGCCCATCCAGCCAGGACACCAGACCGCAACGACGTGACGCCGCCGGCGTCCATGAGCAAGGAGCTAGCGCTTGA